The region TTTTTCTTCAATAATTCCATCTGCTTGAATATTATCAGTAATATCAGATTCATTGCTTACTGCATTAAAAGTACTTTCAAAACTTTGAACATGCTTGTGTTTTTTATTTGAGCGGATAAAGTTCAGGGATTTATTTACAGAAATACGATATAACCAAGTAGAGATTTTTGATTCTACTCTAAATTTGTTGATTGAGCGTAATACTTCAATGAAAACTTCTTGACTAAGGTCTTCTGCATCAGCTTCGTTATGGACAAAACCAATGCAAGTTTTAAATACTAAATTACGATATTTCTCAACAAATTCTTTAAAAGCAATGTTGTCTTGATTGATAATCGCATTTACTAATTCCTTGTCGTTCATTAAGTTATTGCTTGGATGTTTCGTATTAACTTCAAATTTATAAATAAGACACGAATTTAGGAAATTTCTTGCGTTCAGATTTTAAAGTTCCCCATTAGGTTTTCCTATTTCGATATAGGAATATTCCCAGATGAAATCATTTTTAGCAATGATTGATTCTTTTATGTCAATGAAATAAATATAATTTCTTTTCTTGATTTTTATGAGTTCATCATTATCATTCTTGAATGAAAAAGATTTTTTTGCTTTGTATTTAACAATATTGTAATAAGGGTAATGTTCTGTTTTTTCTTTTTTCAATTTAGTAAAAATAGGATCTTTGATTGAATAAATAGTTTTTTCAAAAGTTACTTTATTGTGATTTACACAAACGATTCCTTCACACATTGAAACTACTGTGTTGTAATTTTTATTGTTAAAATATTTTTTTAAAGAGTTGATTCTATCAGTAAATAATTTTGGTTGTAATTTGTTGTCTTTAATATGAAAACCTGCATCTGCAACGTAAAGCATTGGGAGAATGTTATCAGCATATTTTAATATTTCTTTCTCATCAAATCCTCTTTCTGAATTATGTTCCGGAATTTCAATTATGGAAATAAAAGGGAATAGTTTTTTGTTGCCAATTTTTGATTTGAAATATTTAAGAATCTTCAAATATCTTTTGTTGTTTTTCCCATTAGGAATATTTATCCATTCCATATCAACAACATATCCATCACAATATATTTTGATAGTATCCATTGAAAGAAGAAAATTGTCAATAATTTCTTCATGTTGTTTGTATAACTTTTTAAACCCTTTGCTACCATAACTATCCAGAATCCAAAAATAAATTTTAACATCTTTATTTTTTAAAAAATCACTAAAGGTTCTTAGATTATTCTGACTTACAGTTGTATTAAATAGTCCATTATAAGCAAAAGGGTCTTTTCTGCCTAAATGAATAATGACTTTGTCATATTTTTTTGAAATATTATTAGCAGTTTTTATAATGGATAAACTGTCAGAGTCGTGAAATAAGTTTTGTATTATGGCTGATTTTCCAATAATAATTCCTTTGGAAAATGAACTAAAAGAGAGGAGTAGTAAAGCTAAGATGAGAAATCTTTTCATTGAATAACAAATAATTGAAAATAGCGATAATGCTATTTTCATACCAAATTATGAGAAGTCCCCTTAATTAGTGTCTCTAAGAAAACTCTGCAAAATTAGATTCCTATCTTTTTGCGATATTTTTATCTTTCTCAACTCACTGATGCTAAGGCATCGCCTCGTCTCAAAAAATAAAAATCTCATCAAAAATCTTAGAAATCATAAAATTTGATAGTTTTCTTAGAGGCACTAATTAGAAATTGAAGAAACGTAGTCAACAATATTGCCAACAGTTTTAAATTTTGTTGTTTCTGTTTTGTTAAAAATTACATTACATCTGTATTCAACTGAATTTAAAAAGCAACATAAGTCAAAAGAATCAAAACCTATATCCTCTTTAAGCCTTGCTCTTGGTTGAATGGTTTCTTTTTCTCCTCCAAGTTCCCTGATTATTCTATAAATTCTGAGATTTACGTTTTGCATTATTTGTTTGTTTTTTTTATTAGACTATCCAAATGTAAAATGGTTGCGTTTGGGCTTTTTATAGTTTTTGTTTTTCGTTACTAATTTTTATGTGCCTACAACTTCTACTTTTATCTTATCAACTTAAAACGACCAAATCTTTTTTCATGTGAAATGCCGTGAATATTAGCTGTAAGAATATAAAAATAAACTCCTTCAGGGGATTTTTGAGTATTATAATTTCCATTCCAGCCTTCATTAATATTTACTGATTCAAATATTTGTTCTCCCCAATTATTAAAAATTAATAATTTGTAATTACTGATGTTACAGTTAGTTATAGGAATAAAAACTTCATTTTTATCATCATCATTGGGAGAAAAGGCATTGGGAATAAATAAATTACATGAGCAATCTGTAAAAGATAATATAATTGAATCGCTTGTTGATCCGCAATCATTTGTAACTTTTACGTAATAAAGTCCTGAATCTGAAGCAATATAAGTTGAGCGAACTGATCCGTCTTGCCATAAATACGAGCTATTTGGAAAGGAAACATCAAGTATTGTAAAGCTTCCTAAACAAAGTGAAGTATCTTTACCCAAATCTATTTCAGGAATGGAATGAATACTAATGTTTTTTAAATTACTTGTAGTAATTCCTCCATAATAAGCCTTAACAGTAACAGTAAAGGTCTTTTCACTTTGATAAAGATGAGCAGGATTGTCAAGTGTTGAAATGTTTTCTGAACCGGAAGCAGGCTCACCGAAATTCCAAAGAATAGAGTCTGCCTTTGAGCCTCCAAACTGAAAATATGTAGAATCACCGATGCACTCACCTTTGTAACTAAATGAGGAAAACAATGGTGTAGAAATAAATGTTGGTAATCCGAAGCTTGATTCTTTTCCATTCAAGTGAAATCCGTTTGTTACAAAATTACATTCAATTCCTTTTTTGTTGGGGCAATTTATTACACCCAGATATTTATTTTGATCTTCTGCAACATAAATTTTCCCATCGCGTGCTATTTGAATAGCTCCAAAATATCCTGAATAAGTAGCAATTTTTACCCTTGATTTTATTATTTGGTTGTCTGAGCCTGCTTCAAGGTCATATTGATATAAATTGTTTCCCCATCCTTCTGTTATATATAGAAATCTGTTATTGGGGGAAAATTCAATACCATAAGGTCCGTAATTTTGAAAATTACCATGTGTTAAAGGATTTGATAAAATACCTGTTGATTTATTAAAGTCAAATATTTCAATATTTCCAATATTCCAGTTTGCTGAAACAATTTTTCTTCCATCATGTGAAGACCTTAAATATCCGGCTGAGTTTGCATGATCGCCTGTAATTGCTGTTCCCACATTACTTATTACTGCTGTTGTGTTTACACCGGAAGGAGTAACAATGTATGCAAAAAAATTACTTGTTCCCCATTCATGTGTAATTACCCAAATATCTTTATCGTTAGCATGCTTTAATGCTGTAATTTTTTCGCAAGTAGGAGTAACTAATGCAATGTTTTTGTTAGAAGTTATATCTCCAAGTCCTCCTGCTAACGTCATGTCAACCTCTGAATAACATAAACCATAAGCTCCTGCTAATGCATCAACAGTAAAAATGAAATAAATGGTATTTGAATTTGGTTTAGGTATTATTATCGCTGATTGAGAACTTGAATAATGTCCATGTAATGAGCTTCCATTACTCATTGGTACATGATTTCTATTATAAACTGTTCTTCCGTCTGTATAAAAAAGTAATTTTCCACTTATATTAGAAATTGATGCACAACCTTCTTTTGTATTTAATTTTCCGTTTGTTAAAGCAACGGGATGACCACTCCCGAAATCAATTCCTGCATTTTCACCGAAATACCAAATATTTGCTTCATTTTGAGCAAATAACGGTAAAACAATAATCCATAGAATTAATATTTTTATTAATTGCTTCATTTTAGTTTACTATGTTTCTAATTTTAATAGTCATTTAATAGAACGTATATTTTTTTGTTTCATTACTTAAAATATTGAATTATTCACTTAAATAGTTAAAATAATTTCCCCGTAAAATTAGTAAATTAAAAGTATAGTTTCCAAGTAAATTTATAAGTGAATTAAATGTTTGTCGGTAAATATTAGATAGTTAGCTTGTTGATAAACCTTTTTGGACAATTTTATTGCTCAAGGAAACCTCCTTTAAACAAAAATCTCAAATATTAATAATCAAAATCCAAAATAAGAACTAATAAATTCAGAACAATTGAAATGGGTAGATTTTAGTGAGGGAGGTAACATTCGAGATTGTTTAGATAGTGCCTCTTAAAAAACTCTCAAAAAATAAAAATCTCACCTGCCTGACGGCAAAGGCAGGTCAAAAATCTTAGAAATCATAAAATTTGATAGTTTTCTAAGAGGCACTAAATAGAATAAAAATTAAGCAAATTTATTGAAAGTCAAATTCGCTATTAACGTTTCCATTTTCTATACTTGTAAACCAAACTTATATCATCAGTAGGGTCTTCTTCAACAATTGTTTTGAAAAAGACTTTTACGGGACTTTTCTTTTTGATTTTCACTTTCCATTGAATAATTGGAAGTTTGCTTTTATTTCCTATTATTTCTCCATCAGTTTCAGCAAGTGTTTCCATTGTATTACTTTTGTAATAATAAAGAGATGAACATTTACAATTTTTGTTTTTGAAAAACTTGATATCTTCATAATTATCAAAAGTAAATTTTACTTCTCCCATCAATTTATTATCTTCTTCATATAACCTTTTTGATATTACTTTATAATTTGGATTATCTTCTTCGAAACTATTTCCTTCAATATAGTCATTTATCAGTTCTTTAAAATCTTTTTCAGATTCATCCTTATCACCATCCTTTTGAGAAACTATATTGACAAATTTTATTGTGCCATAGCCTGAACCATCATAGTTTATAACAAAATTATATACCTTAGATTCGGTTGTTAAACAACTGCTCATAATTAGTGGGACTATTAAAAAAAGCAGTATTCGATTAATAATTTTTTTCATTTTTTACCTCCGGTTATTTTAATTATTAAAAAATATAACATATATTTAGATGCCAAATATAATACAAAATTGTGATATAAGTTGAAAAGGTTAAAAAAAAATTGACGGCAAAGAAATTGTATGATAAAAATTTTTTATAAAAGTTCAATTTCCCATTTAAATGAAAGCAAAAA is a window of Bacteroidota bacterium DNA encoding:
- a CDS encoding RNA polymerase sigma factor gives rise to the protein MNDKELVNAIINQDNIAFKEFVEKYRNLVFKTCIGFVHNEADAEDLSQEVFIEVLRSINKFRVESKISTWLYRISVNKSLNFIRSNKKHKHVQSFESTFNAVSNESDITDNIQADGIIEEKERAKVLSTAIDSLSKNQKIAFTLNKYRDMSYNEISEIMDLSLSSVESLLFRAKKKLQKKLIHYYRGGL
- a CDS encoding acyl carrier protein yields the protein MQNVNLRIYRIIRELGGEKETIQPRARLKEDIGFDSFDLCCFLNSVEYRCNVIFNKTETTKFKTVGNIVDYVSSISN
- a CDS encoding gliding motility-associated C-terminal domain-containing protein; protein product: MKQLIKILILWIIVLPLFAQNEANIWYFGENAGIDFGSGHPVALTNGKLNTKEGCASISNISGKLLFYTDGRTVYNRNHVPMSNGSSLHGHYSSSQSAIIIPKPNSNTIYFIFTVDALAGAYGLCYSEVDMTLAGGLGDITSNKNIALVTPTCEKITALKHANDKDIWVITHEWGTSNFFAYIVTPSGVNTTAVISNVGTAITGDHANSAGYLRSSHDGRKIVSANWNIGNIEIFDFNKSTGILSNPLTHGNFQNYGPYGIEFSPNNRFLYITEGWGNNLYQYDLEAGSDNQIIKSRVKIATYSGYFGAIQIARDGKIYVAEDQNKYLGVINCPNKKGIECNFVTNGFHLNGKESSFGLPTFISTPLFSSFSYKGECIGDSTYFQFGGSKADSILWNFGEPASGSENISTLDNPAHLYQSEKTFTVTVKAYYGGITTSNLKNISIHSIPEIDLGKDTSLCLGSFTILDVSFPNSSYLWQDGSVRSTYIASDSGLYYVKVTNDCGSTSDSIILSFTDCSCNLFIPNAFSPNDDDKNEVFIPITNCNISNYKLLIFNNWGEQIFESVNINEGWNGNYNTQKSPEGVYFYILTANIHGISHEKRFGRFKLIR